The following coding sequences are from one Streptomyces sp. NBC_01232 window:
- a CDS encoding bifunctional glycosyltransferase family 2/GtrA family protein: MRTDTSPGALPARAPLAPVPGEPVLDVVIPVYNEEKDLGPCVRRLHEHLSRTFPYPFRITVADNASTDRTPEVAQGLAAALDGVRSTRLEEKGRGRALRQVWSGSDAPVLAYMDVDLSTDLNALLPLVAPLISGHSDLAIGTRLARSSRVVRGAKREFISRAYNLLLRSSLAARFSDAQCGFKAIRREVAERLLPLVEDTGWFFDTELLVLAERAGLRIHEVPVDWVDDPDSTVHIVRTATEDLKGVWRVGRALAVGALPLDRLARPFGDDPRDRAALPGVEGGLARQLLGFCAVGALSTVLYLLLYSAFRTGTGPQFANGAALLLSAIANTAANRRLTFGVRGRDRAVRHQAQGLVVFGIGLALTSGSLAALGAATADPAHGTELAVLITANLAATVLRFLLFRAWVFPERRDTPVNVKDDIR; this comes from the coding sequence ATGCGAACCGACACCTCTCCCGGGGCCCTTCCGGCACGGGCGCCCCTCGCGCCCGTGCCCGGCGAGCCCGTCCTCGACGTGGTGATCCCTGTCTACAACGAGGAGAAGGACCTCGGCCCGTGCGTCCGCAGACTGCACGAGCACCTCAGCCGGACCTTCCCCTACCCCTTCCGGATCACGGTCGCCGACAACGCGAGCACCGACCGCACGCCCGAGGTCGCGCAAGGGCTCGCCGCCGCACTGGACGGCGTACGCAGCACCCGGCTGGAGGAGAAGGGCCGGGGCCGGGCCCTGCGCCAGGTGTGGTCCGGTTCTGACGCCCCCGTCCTCGCCTACATGGACGTGGACCTCTCCACCGACCTCAACGCCCTGCTGCCGCTGGTCGCGCCGCTGATCTCCGGCCACTCCGACCTCGCCATCGGCACCCGCCTGGCCCGGTCCTCGCGGGTGGTGCGCGGAGCGAAGCGGGAGTTCATCTCCCGCGCCTACAACCTCCTCCTGCGTTCCTCCCTCGCCGCCCGCTTCAGCGACGCACAGTGCGGATTCAAGGCGATCCGGCGCGAGGTGGCCGAGCGGCTGCTGCCGCTGGTGGAGGACACGGGCTGGTTCTTCGACACCGAACTGCTCGTGCTCGCCGAACGCGCCGGGCTGCGGATCCACGAGGTTCCGGTGGACTGGGTCGACGATCCCGACTCGACCGTCCACATCGTCCGGACCGCCACCGAGGACCTCAAAGGCGTCTGGCGCGTGGGCCGGGCCCTGGCGGTCGGCGCCCTCCCGCTGGACCGGCTCGCCCGTCCCTTCGGCGACGATCCGCGCGACCGCGCCGCGCTGCCCGGGGTGGAGGGCGGACTGGCCCGCCAGCTCCTGGGCTTCTGCGCCGTCGGCGCGCTGTCCACCGTGCTCTACCTGCTGCTGTACTCCGCCTTCCGCACCGGGACCGGCCCGCAGTTCGCCAACGGCGCCGCGCTGCTGCTCTCCGCGATCGCCAACACCGCCGCCAACCGCCGGCTCACCTTCGGGGTGCGCGGCCGGGACCGGGCCGTACGCCACCAGGCCCAGGGCCTCGTGGTGTTCGGCATCGGGCTGGCCCTCACCAGCGGATCCCTCGCCGCGCTCGGAGCGGCCACCGCCGATCCCGCGCACGGCACCGAACTGGCCGTGCTGATCACCGCAAACCTCGCCGCCACCGTGCTGCGCTTCCTGCTCTTCCGCGCCTGGGTCTTCCCCGAGCGGCGCGACACTCCCGTGAACGTGAAGGACGACATCCGATGA
- a CDS encoding sensor histidine kinase produces the protein MRTKRRPRGRRPWSLRTRLVVSAVALIAVVGAAIGTVTTFALRSYLVTELDEQLKTSVTMAVRAPGGKPARENSAGFVMAPGSPLDAAGIRLDPDGNVLGTARNARVDGWSADQAPPLTEAQGKALARAARQAAQGTPGPVDTDLPGLGSYRVRTAPDGSLALGFPLRDVDSTVRTLIGVELCVTLAGLIAASLAGQALVGVALRPLRRVAATATRVSELPLHKGEPALHERVPDAEADPRTEVGQVGAALNRMLGHVSSALTARQQSEMRVRQFVADASHELRTPLASIRGYAELTRRGREEPGPDTRHALGRIESEATRMTGLVEDLLLLARLDAGRQLSTADADTDLAPLVVDAVSDARAAGPEHHWRLSLPDEPAPIRADPARIQQVLVNLLANARTHTPPGTTITAHVSRETSAVRLRIEDDGPGIAPDLLPRVFERFARGDASRSRAAGSTGLGLAIVQAVVTAHGGQVGVRSEPGRTCFEVLLPHAQPGRADSQAGHRLSTQR, from the coding sequence CTGCGTACGAAGCGGCGGCCGCGCGGCCGCCGGCCCTGGTCGCTGCGCACCCGTCTCGTCGTCTCGGCGGTGGCGCTGATCGCCGTGGTGGGCGCGGCCATCGGGACGGTCACCACCTTCGCCCTGCGCTCGTACCTGGTCACCGAGCTGGACGAGCAGCTGAAGACCTCCGTGACCATGGCCGTCCGGGCACCCGGCGGGAAGCCGGCCCGGGAGAACAGCGCCGGCTTCGTGATGGCTCCCGGCAGCCCGCTGGACGCCGCCGGGATCCGGCTGGACCCCGACGGGAACGTCCTCGGGACCGCCCGCAATGCCCGGGTCGACGGATGGTCGGCCGACCAGGCTCCGCCGCTGACCGAGGCCCAGGGCAAGGCCCTGGCCCGGGCCGCCCGGCAGGCCGCGCAGGGTACGCCCGGACCGGTGGACACGGATCTTCCGGGACTCGGCAGCTACCGGGTGCGGACCGCCCCCGACGGGAGCCTCGCACTCGGCTTCCCGCTGCGCGATGTCGACTCCACCGTGCGCACGTTGATCGGGGTGGAGCTCTGCGTCACCCTGGCCGGGCTGATCGCGGCCTCGCTCGCCGGACAGGCCCTGGTCGGGGTCGCCCTGCGCCCCCTGCGACGGGTGGCCGCCACCGCCACCCGGGTCTCCGAACTTCCTTTGCACAAGGGCGAGCCCGCCCTGCACGAGCGGGTCCCGGACGCCGAGGCCGACCCCCGCACCGAAGTGGGCCAGGTCGGCGCGGCCCTCAACCGGATGCTGGGCCATGTCTCCTCCGCGCTCACCGCCCGCCAGCAGAGCGAGATGCGGGTCCGGCAGTTCGTCGCCGACGCCAGCCACGAGCTGCGCACCCCGCTGGCCTCCATCCGCGGCTACGCCGAACTGACCCGCCGGGGACGGGAGGAGCCCGGCCCCGACACCCGGCACGCCCTGGGGCGGATCGAGTCCGAGGCGACCCGGATGACCGGGCTGGTCGAGGACCTGCTGCTACTGGCCCGGCTCGACGCGGGCCGCCAGCTCTCCACCGCCGACGCCGACACCGACCTGGCCCCGCTCGTCGTCGACGCCGTCAGCGACGCCCGCGCCGCGGGGCCCGAGCACCACTGGCGCCTGAGCCTGCCCGACGAGCCCGCACCGATCAGGGCCGACCCGGCCCGGATCCAGCAGGTCCTGGTCAACCTGCTCGCCAACGCCCGTACGCACACCCCGCCGGGCACCACCATCACCGCCCATGTTTCACGTGAAACATCCGCAGTCCGGCTGCGGATCGAGGACGACGGGCCCGGAATCGCGCCCGACCTGCTCCCCCGCGTCTTCGAGCGCTTCGCCCGCGGTGACGCCTCCCGCTCACGCGCCGCGGGCTCCACCGGACTCGGGCTGGCCATCGTCCAGGCCGTGGTCACCGCGCACGGCGGGCAGGTCGGCGTACGGAGCGAGCCCGGACGGACCTGCTTCGAGGTGTTGCTGCCGCACGCGCAGCCGGGCCGTGCGGACTCACAGGCGGGGCACAGGCTCAGCACACAGCGGTGA
- a CDS encoding response regulator transcription factor, giving the protein MTATTTSHASTSIHHPAALVRPDGGPCRVLVVDDEASLSELLSMALRYEGCEVRSAGDGAGAVRAAREFRPDVVVLDIMLPDMDGLAVLGRLRREIPQVPVLFLTAKDSLEDRIAGLTAGGDDYVTKPFSLEEVVARLRGLVRRSGAAQAARGGSVLAVGDLRLDEDSHEVVRGGREIHLTATEFELLRYLMRNPRRVLSKAQILDRVWSYDFGGQANVVELYISYLRRKLESGPGFLPMIHTRRGAGYLIKPAEPAESAG; this is encoded by the coding sequence ATGACTGCGACGACCACCTCCCATGCGTCCACGTCCATCCATCACCCCGCGGCCCTGGTGCGGCCCGACGGGGGACCCTGCCGGGTGCTCGTCGTCGACGACGAGGCCTCGCTCTCCGAGCTGCTGTCCATGGCCCTGCGTTACGAGGGCTGCGAGGTCCGCAGCGCCGGCGACGGTGCGGGTGCGGTGCGGGCGGCGCGGGAGTTCCGGCCCGACGTGGTCGTCCTCGACATCATGCTTCCCGACATGGACGGCCTGGCCGTCCTCGGGCGCCTGCGCCGGGAGATCCCCCAGGTCCCCGTGCTGTTCCTGACCGCCAAGGACTCGTTGGAGGACCGCATCGCGGGCCTCACCGCCGGCGGCGACGACTACGTCACCAAGCCCTTCAGCCTGGAGGAGGTCGTCGCCCGGCTGCGCGGACTGGTCCGGCGGTCGGGAGCGGCGCAGGCCGCGCGCGGCGGATCGGTGCTGGCCGTCGGTGATCTGCGGCTGGACGAGGACAGCCACGAGGTGGTGCGGGGCGGCCGGGAGATCCACCTGACCGCCACCGAGTTCGAGCTGCTGCGCTACCTGATGCGCAACCCGCGGCGTGTGCTGAGCAAGGCGCAGATCCTGGACCGGGTGTGGTCCTACGACTTCGGCGGCCAGGCCAATGTGGTCGAGCTCTACATCTCCTACCTGCGAAGGAAGCTGGAGAGCGGCCCCGGTTTCCTCCCGATGATCCACACCCGGCGCGGTGCCGGCTACCTGATCAAGCCGGCCGAGCCGGCCGAGTCGGCCGGGTAG
- a CDS encoding amidohydrolase family protein, giving the protein MALSATAEAVRAFRERLGLPGLVDVHTHFMPGRVLDKVWDYFDAIGPLTGVEWPITYRHEEEQRVALLREFGVRAFTAMLYPHKPAMAAWLNSWSADFAARTPDCLHTATFFPEEGVAPYVRHAVDSGARIFKAHLQVGGYDPNDDRLDPVWGLLAEAGIPIVIHCGSGPVPGKHTGPEPVGRLLARHPGLRLVIAHMGMPEYADFLDLADRYTEVRLDTTMAFTDFAERISGFPPADLGRLADLGDRILLGTDFPNIPYPYEHQLAALERLGLGDDWLRAVCHDNGARLFRLDG; this is encoded by the coding sequence ATGGCTTTGTCCGCAACGGCTGAGGCGGTCCGCGCCTTCCGGGAGCGGCTCGGGCTGCCCGGACTGGTCGACGTGCACACGCACTTCATGCCCGGGCGGGTCCTGGACAAGGTGTGGGACTACTTCGACGCGATCGGCCCGCTGACCGGCGTCGAGTGGCCCATCACCTACCGGCACGAGGAGGAGCAGCGGGTCGCGCTCCTGCGGGAGTTCGGGGTCCGGGCCTTCACCGCCATGCTCTACCCGCACAAGCCGGCGATGGCCGCCTGGCTCAACTCCTGGTCCGCCGATTTCGCCGCCCGCACCCCCGACTGCCTGCACACCGCGACCTTCTTCCCGGAGGAGGGCGTGGCCCCGTACGTCCGCCACGCCGTCGACTCCGGAGCCCGGATCTTCAAGGCACACCTCCAGGTCGGCGGCTACGACCCGAACGACGACCGGCTCGACCCCGTCTGGGGGCTGCTCGCCGAGGCCGGCATCCCGATCGTGATCCACTGCGGCTCGGGGCCCGTCCCCGGCAAGCACACCGGACCCGAGCCGGTCGGGCGGCTGCTGGCCCGCCATCCGGGGCTGCGGCTGGTCATCGCCCACATGGGCATGCCCGAGTACGCCGACTTCCTCGATCTCGCCGACCGGTACACCGAGGTCCGCCTGGACACCACCATGGCCTTCACCGACTTCGCCGAGCGGATCAGCGGCTTCCCGCCCGCGGACCTCGGACGGCTCGCGGACCTCGGCGACCGGATCCTGCTCGGTACCGACTTCCCGAACATCCCCTACCCCTACGAACACCAGCTCGCCGCCCTCGAACGGCTCGGCCTCGGCGACGACTGGCTGCGGGCGGTCTGCCACGACAATGGCGCACGGCTGTTCCGCCTCGACGGCTGA
- a CDS encoding antibiotic biosynthesis monooxygenase family protein — MTIQPVAAFEPPYVIAVFSNTRTADDSGYPETLARMNEIVGANPGFLGYESARTPGGLGITVAYFRDHESLTVWREDLEHRAAMKQGRADWYESYTLHVATVERSHGFVRNG; from the coding sequence ATGACCATTCAGCCGGTGGCGGCTTTCGAACCGCCCTATGTCATCGCCGTTTTCAGCAACACCCGCACCGCCGACGACAGCGGATACCCCGAGACGCTCGCGCGGATGAACGAGATCGTCGGGGCGAATCCCGGCTTCCTCGGATACGAGTCCGCGCGTACCCCCGGAGGCCTCGGCATCACCGTCGCCTACTTCCGCGACCACGAGTCCCTCACCGTGTGGCGGGAGGACCTGGAGCACCGGGCGGCCATGAAGCAGGGGCGCGCCGACTGGTACGAGAGCTACACCCTGCACGTCGCGACCGTCGAGCGGAGCCATGGCTTTGTCCGCAACGGCTGA
- a CDS encoding DUF2797 domain-containing protein produces the protein MTWWCTGIRWKDGRPAIGWYGEGRGERASELAYGQRIAFAARGERHCLGVWRAGKRTACPTAETVPGRTGNAQCPECARLDRSFSVAADTNAADPRTYRVYLAWFGPGMVKVGITAEERGPARLLEQGAVAWAWLGRGPLMATRRTEELLRAALGVPDRIAYARKRAVRARLPAAPDRAREVAELHARAAALSGWPDSLERVDCEVTDHAGVFGLDELLGADGPARVLTEMVPGGAVVGRLVGAAGPDLHLADGLVVDTRLLAGWELTVPADEAATSVPMAQLPSAGGAPVEQDGLF, from the coding sequence GTGACCTGGTGGTGCACCGGGATCCGGTGGAAGGACGGCCGCCCCGCCATCGGGTGGTACGGGGAGGGGCGCGGCGAGCGGGCGAGCGAGCTCGCGTACGGGCAGCGGATCGCCTTTGCCGCCCGAGGGGAGCGCCACTGCCTCGGCGTGTGGCGGGCGGGCAAGCGCACGGCCTGCCCCACCGCGGAGACCGTGCCGGGCCGCACCGGGAACGCGCAGTGCCCCGAATGCGCCCGCCTCGACCGGTCGTTCTCCGTGGCGGCCGACACCAATGCCGCCGATCCGCGTACCTACCGGGTCTATCTGGCGTGGTTCGGGCCCGGCATGGTCAAGGTCGGGATCACCGCCGAGGAGCGCGGCCCGGCCCGCCTGCTGGAGCAGGGGGCGGTGGCATGGGCCTGGCTCGGGCGCGGTCCGCTGATGGCCACCCGGCGCACCGAGGAGCTGCTGCGGGCGGCGCTCGGGGTGCCCGACCGGATCGCGTACGCCCGTAAGCGTGCCGTACGGGCCCGGCTGCCGGCCGCGCCCGATCGGGCGCGGGAGGTCGCCGAGCTGCACGCGCGGGCGGCTGCCCTGTCCGGGTGGCCGGATTCGCTGGAGCGGGTGGATTGCGAAGTGACCGACCACGCGGGGGTGTTCGGGCTGGACGAGCTGCTCGGGGCGGACGGGCCCGCGCGGGTGCTCACCGAGATGGTGCCCGGCGGGGCCGTCGTGGGCCGGCTCGTGGGCGCCGCCGGTCCCGATCTGCACCTCGCGGACGGACTCGTGGTGGACACCCGGCTGCTGGCCGGCTGGGAGCTCACCGTCCCGGCGGACGAGGCGGCGACCTCGGTACCGATGGCGCAGCTCCCGTCCGCCGGCGGTGCTCCGGTCGAACAGGACGGCCTGTTCTGA
- a CDS encoding Lrp/AsnC family transcriptional regulator: MDDIDRALVLRLQQDAGQSYAALGTAVGLSAGATHERVRKLRERGVIRRTTVDVDPAAVGSGVLAYVMVDSNAWMGESGADFAAIPEIQEAHIIAGSASVLVKVRTASTEQLQDVLRRLYAINGVSGTHATVVLDTFFERPLPL; the protein is encoded by the coding sequence GTGGACGACATCGACCGTGCGCTCGTCCTGCGCCTGCAGCAGGACGCCGGCCAGTCGTACGCCGCTCTCGGCACGGCCGTCGGACTCTCGGCGGGGGCGACCCACGAGCGCGTACGCAAACTGCGCGAGCGCGGGGTGATCCGGCGGACCACCGTCGACGTCGACCCGGCCGCCGTGGGCAGCGGGGTCCTGGCCTACGTGATGGTCGACTCCAACGCCTGGATGGGCGAGTCGGGCGCCGACTTCGCCGCGATCCCCGAGATCCAGGAGGCGCACATCATTGCGGGCAGCGCGTCCGTGCTGGTCAAGGTGCGTACGGCCTCGACCGAGCAGCTGCAGGACGTCCTGCGGCGCCTCTACGCGATCAACGGCGTGAGCGGTACGCACGCCACCGTCGTCCTGGACACCTTCTTCGAGAGGCCGCTCCCGCTGTGA
- a CDS encoding SMP-30/gluconolactonase/LRE family protein produces MSAIADLTLYEILDERFQTGRCANGDARLDRLYDDCRWAEGPLYLPAWRQLVWSDIPNDRMLRWDEATGAVSVFRSPAGHSNGNTVDREGRLITCEQGNRRVTRTEPDGSLTVIADRFDGKRLNSPNDAVVRSDGSIWFSDPDFGITNDYEGHRAPSEIGACNLYRADPSTGEVRLVADGFLGPNGLVFSPDESELYAADTRAGHIRAFKVTEDGTLTGDRVFTTCPGVDNIRFDDEGRLWAAAMENGVRCYAADGTLIGRLRVPEPVSNIAFGGAKNNRLFITATTSLYSLVMSVTGLPRVL; encoded by the coding sequence ATGTCTGCCATAGCCGACCTCACCTTGTACGAGATTCTGGACGAGCGTTTCCAGACCGGCCGCTGCGCCAACGGCGACGCCCGGCTGGATCGGCTCTACGACGACTGCCGCTGGGCGGAGGGCCCGCTCTACCTGCCCGCCTGGCGGCAACTGGTGTGGAGCGACATCCCCAACGACCGGATGCTGCGCTGGGACGAGGCGACCGGCGCGGTCTCGGTCTTCCGCTCCCCGGCCGGCCACTCCAACGGCAACACCGTGGACCGTGAAGGCCGCCTGATCACCTGTGAGCAGGGCAACCGGCGCGTCACCCGCACCGAGCCGGACGGCAGCCTCACCGTCATCGCCGACCGCTTCGACGGCAAGCGGCTCAACAGCCCGAACGACGCCGTGGTCCGCTCGGACGGCTCCATCTGGTTCTCCGACCCGGACTTCGGCATCACCAACGACTACGAGGGCCACCGCGCGCCCAGCGAGATCGGCGCCTGCAACCTCTACCGCGCCGACCCCTCGACCGGTGAGGTCCGGCTGGTCGCCGACGGCTTCCTCGGCCCCAACGGCCTCGTCTTCTCCCCCGACGAGAGCGAGCTGTACGCCGCGGACACCCGGGCCGGCCACATCCGCGCCTTCAAGGTCACCGAAGACGGCACCCTCACCGGCGACCGGGTCTTCACCACCTGCCCCGGGGTCGACAACATCCGCTTCGACGACGAGGGCCGGCTGTGGGCGGCCGCGATGGAGAACGGCGTCCGGTGCTACGCCGCCGACGGCACCCTGATCGGCCGCCTCCGCGTCCCGGAACCGGTCTCGAACATCGCCTTCGGCGGCGCCAAGAACAATCGCCTCTTCATCACCGCCACCACCTCCCTCTACTCCTTGGTGATGTCGGTGACCGGCCTCCCCCGCGTCCTCTGA
- a CDS encoding PH domain-containing protein, whose translation MGLFGNAHTVDPVSAQRDYARLLGQGEQVHAAFLLIRDTILFTDRRLVLVDKQGLTGKKVEYHSIPYRSITHFSVETAGHFDLDAELKIWISGSSAPVEKTFTKGVDIYEVQAILTQFVAR comes from the coding sequence ATGGGACTGTTCGGGAACGCGCACACCGTCGACCCTGTGTCGGCACAGCGGGACTACGCGCGGCTGCTGGGCCAGGGGGAGCAGGTGCATGCGGCCTTCCTGCTGATCCGGGACACGATCCTGTTCACCGACCGGCGGCTGGTGCTCGTCGACAAGCAGGGGCTCACGGGCAAGAAGGTGGAGTACCACTCCATCCCGTACCGGAGCATCACGCACTTCTCCGTCGAGACCGCCGGGCACTTCGATCTCGACGCCGAGCTCAAGATCTGGATATCCGGCAGCTCGGCGCCGGTGGAGAAGACCTTCACCAAGGGCGTCGACATCTACGAGGTGCAGGCGATCCTGACGCAGTTCGTCGCCCGATAG
- a CDS encoding SSI family serine proteinase inhibitor has translation MLRLAAFAVTSALAAAAAGPLPPLPLGRLLSPPDRLTIAMADTGNRQLDREYRLECNPVGGDHPQSQGACARLDQFAEEGRDPFAPVSKRQICTMQHGGPATARITGTWNGHKVDATFRRTNGCEISRWDELEPLLPSGRS, from the coding sequence ATGCTGCGTCTCGCCGCCTTCGCCGTCACCTCCGCCCTGGCCGCCGCGGCGGCCGGGCCGCTGCCCCCGCTGCCGCTGGGCCGGCTGCTGTCGCCACCCGACCGCCTCACCATCGCGATGGCCGACACGGGGAACCGTCAGTTGGACCGGGAGTACCGCCTCGAATGCAATCCCGTCGGCGGCGACCACCCGCAGTCTCAGGGCGCCTGCGCCCGGCTGGACCAGTTCGCCGAGGAGGGGAGGGACCCCTTCGCGCCCGTCTCCAAGCGGCAGATCTGCACCATGCAGCACGGGGGCCCCGCCACCGCCCGGATCACCGGTACCTGGAACGGCCACAAGGTGGACGCCACGTTCCGGCGGACCAACGGATGCGAAATCAGCCGCTGGGACGAGTTGGAACCTCTGCTTCCGAGTGGGCGTTCCTGA